From a single Brassica napus cultivar Da-Ae chromosome C9, Da-Ae, whole genome shotgun sequence genomic region:
- the LOC111209314 gene encoding luc7-like protein 3 isoform X2 encodes MAARDLTDEERRGFKEIKWDDREVCAFYMVRFCPHDLFVNTKSDLGACSRIHDPKLKESFENSPRHDSYVPKFEAELVQFCEKLVNDLDRKVRRGRERLAQEVEPPPPPTLSSEKAQQLSVLEEKIKNLLEQVEALGEDGKVDEAEALMRKVEALNVEKAVLLQRPNDKALAMVHEKKMALCEVCGSFLVANDAVDRAQSHVTGKQHVGYGMVRDFLAEQKTVKDKGKEEERLGRGKESDDKRKPRESESRRSGSRERERHRDRDRDRHRDRGRDHRKPNDRRSRSGREGRDRSRSRSPHGRSGHRRVSRSPVRQY; translated from the exons ATGGCAGCTCGTGATCTGACGGACGAAGAGAGAAGAGGGTTCAAGGAGATTAAGTGGGATGATAGAGAGGTGTGTGCATTCTACATGGTTCGATTTTGTCCTCATGACCTCTTCGTCAACACCAAAAGTGATCTTG GAGCCTGCTCGAGAATTCATGATCCAAAGTTGAAAGAGAG CTTCGAGAACTCTCCGAGGCATGATTCCTATGTTCCCAAATTCGAGGCTGAGCTTGTTCAGTTTTGCGAGAAGTTG GTTAATGATCTTGACAGGAAGGTAAGGCGTGGACGGGAACGTCTTGCGCAAGAGGTTGAACCTCCTCCACCGCCTACTCTATCCTCAGAAAAAGCTCAACAGTTATCTGTTTTGGAGGAGAAGATTAAGAACCTTCTGGAACAAGTGGAAGCACTTGGCGAAGATGGCAAAGTGGATGAAGCTGAAGCGCTAATGAGGAAG GTGGAAGCGCTTAATGTTGAGAAGGCAGTGCTGTTACAACGTCCAAATGACAAGGCACTAGCGATGGTACATGAGAAGAAGATGGCACTGTGTGAGGTTTGTGGTTCATTCCTTGTGGCTAATGACGCTGTAGACAGGGCTCAGTCTCATGTCACTGGGAAGCAACATGTTGGCTATGGCATGGTCCGAGATTTTCTTGCTGAACAAAAA ACTGTTAAAGATAAAGGGAAGGAAGAGGAAAGGCTAGGAAGAGGAAAAGAAAGTGATGATAAAAGGAAACCGAGGGAAAGCGAGAGTAGGAGGAGCGGTTCTAGGGAAAGAGAAAGACACCGTGATCGGGATCGAGACAGACATAGAGACCGCGGTAGAGATCATAGAAAGCCGAATGACAGGAGATCCAGGAGTGGGAGAGAGGGTCGTGATCGAAGCAGGTCACGTTCTCCTCATGGAAGGTCTGGTCACAGAAGGGTCTCGAGAAGTCCCGTTCGCCAGTACTAG
- the LOC106405757 gene encoding conserved oligomeric Golgi complex subunit 7-like, with product MGDFVLFNVERERERERLEMMVDLGPFSDEEFDAKRWVNSTCQARHPQDSLEKHLVDLEMKLQIASEEIGSSLEEQSGSALLRVPRATRDVLRLRDDAVSLRSSVAGILQKLKKAEGSSADCIATLARVDSVKQRMEAAYKTLQDAAGLTQLSSTVEDVFASGDLPRAAETLASMRNCLSAVGEVAEFANVRKQLEVLEDRLEAMVQPRLTDALTFHKVDVAQDLRGILIRIGRFKSLELQYSKVRLKPIKQLWDDFDTKQRPNKLASERSETQTLSSGDELQLTSFASWLPSFYDELLLYLEQEWKWCMVAFPDDYMTLVPKLLVETMGVLGASFVSRLNLATGDAVPETKALAKGVMDLLSGDLPKGINIQTKHLEALIDLHNVTGSFARNIQHLFAESELRVLIDTLKAVYSPFESFKQKYGKMERAILSSEIAVVDLRGAVTRGVGAQGIELSETVRRMEESVPQVVVLLEAAVERCIGFTGGSEADELILAIDDTMVQYISMLQEALKSLRVVFGVDGTGDGVSSKKDGSAEKSSRKMDLSSNEEWSIVQGALQILTVADCLTSRSSVFEASLRATLARLNSSLSISLFGTNLNQNLSHLTSEQTAGDLSMAGRASLDVAAIRLVDVPEKARKLLNLLEQSKDPRFHALPLASQRVAAFADTVNELVYDILISKVRQRLGEVSRLPIWSSVEEQTAFALPNFSSYPQAYVTSVGEYLLTLPQQLEPLAEGISTNGDSNNEDAQFFATEWMFKVAEGATALYMEQLRGIQYISDRGAQQLCVDIEYLSNVLAALSMPIPPVLATFQTCLATPRDELKDVMKSEAGSELDFLTANLVCKMRRISFD from the exons atgggagatttcgtCTTATtcaacgtagagagagagagagagagagagagactagagatgATGGTGGATCTGGGTCCGTTCTCAGACGAGGAGTTCGATGCGAAGCGGTGGGTTAACTCGACGTGCCAAGCGCGTCACCCGCAGGACTCACTGGAGAAACACCTCGTGGATCTGGAAATGAAGCTCCAGATCGCCTCCGAGGAGATCGGATCGTCTCTCGAAGAGCAGAGCGGAAGCGCTCTCCTTCGCGTCCCTCGCGCAACACGCGATGTCCTGCGGCTACGTGACGATGCGGTGTCTCTGCGTAGTTCAGTTGCCGGAATCCTCCAGAAGCTCAAGAAG GCAGAGGGATCATCAGCAGATTGTATAGCTACTCTTGCTAGAGTGGACAGTGTCAAACAGAGAATGGAGGCTGCCTACAAAACACTACAG GATGCTGCTGGGTTAACTCAGTTAAGCTCGACGGTTGAGGATGTTTTTGCCAGTGGCGATCTTCCTCGTGCTGCAGAAACTCTTGCCAGCATGAGAAACTGCTTGTCTGCTGTTGGAGAG GTTGCAGAGTTTGCTAATGTTAGAAAGCAACTAGAGGTTTTGGAGGATAGGCTAGAGGCGATGGTGCAGCCACGTCTTACTGATGCATTAACATTTCACAAG GTTGATGTTGCCCAAGATTTGCGAGGAATTCTCATCCGTATTGGGAGATTCAAGTCTCTCGAGTTGCAATATTCAAAAGTCCGTCTTAAGCCAATAAAACAACTCTGGGATGATTTCGACACTAAGCAAAGACCCAACAAGCTTGCCAGCGAGAGAAGTGAAACCCAAACGTTGTCTAGTGGCGATGAGCTTCAGTTGACATCCTTTGCCAGTTGGCTGCCAAGCTTTTACGACGAGTTGCTACTCTATCTTGAGCAGGAGTGGAAATG GTGTATGGTTGCCTTCCCTGATGACTACATGACTCTCGTCCCAAAGCTGTTGGTTGAGACCATGGGGGTACTTGGGGCTAGCTTTGTTTCTCGTCTTAACCTTGCAACAGGAGATGctgttcctgaaacaaaagcaCTCGCCAAAG GTGTGATGGATCTATTATCGGGAGACTTACCCAAGGGTATTAATATTCAGACCAAGCATCTTGAGGCCCTTATTGACCTGCACAACGTAACTGGGTCCTTTGCGAGAAATATCCAGCACCTGTTTGCTGAATCTGAACTTAGGGTCTTAATAGATACGCTGAAGGCCGTGTACTCACCCTTCGAATCATTTAAGCAAAA GTATGGGAAGATGGAACGTGCTATTCTGTCTTCGGAGATCGCAGTTGTGGATCTGAGAGGGGCCGTTACGCGTGGTGTTGGAGCTCAAGGAATTGAACTCAGCGAAACAGTGCGTAGGATGGAAGAGTCTGTTCCCCAAgttgttgttcttcttgaagCTGCGGTTGAGAGGTGTATCGGTTTCACTGGGGGCTCAGAGGCAGACGAGCTGATACTTGCAATAGATGACACTATGGTGCAGTATATCTCTATGCTTCAGGAAGCACTCAAATCTTTGAGAGTTGTGTTCGGAGTGGATGGTACAGGTGATGGAGTTAGCTCAAAGAAAGATGGAAGTGCAGAGAAAAGCTCTCGTAAGATGGACTTGAGTTCAAATGAGGAGTGGTCCATTGTCCAGGGAGCTCTTCAAATACTTACAGTAGCGGATTGCCTTACGAGCAGGTCTTCCGTATTTGAAGCTTCTTTGAGAGCCACTCTGGCTAGGCTAAACTCCAGCTTGTCTATTTCATTATTTGGCACAAATCTGAATCAGAACCTGTCACATTTGACAAGTGAACAAACAGCTGGAGATTTGTCTATGGCTGGACGAGCTTCCCTGGATGTGGCAGCTATTCGGTTGGTTGATGTCCCGGAGAAGGCTCGCAAACTCCTAAACCTGTTGGAGCAG TCTAAAGATCCAAGGTTCCATGCACTGCCTTTGGCATCTCAGAGAGTTGCTGCATTTGCGGATACAGTGAACGAACTTGTATATGACATCCTCATATCAAAAGTGAGGCAAAGACTCGGGGAAGTATCTCGcctaccaatctggtcttcaGTGGAGGAACAGACTGCGTTTGCTCTACCAAACTTCAGCTCGTACCCTCAGGCTTACGTTACAAGCGTTGGAGAATATCTCCTGACTTTGCCTCAGCAGCTTGAGCCTCTAGCTGAAGGAATCTCAACCAATGGTGATTCAAACAACGAGGACGCACAGTTCTTTGCAACCGAGTGGATGTTCAAGGTAGCAGAAGGCGCAACGGCTCTGTACATGGAGCAACTGAGAGGAATCCAATACATTTCAGACCGAGGAGCACAGCAGCTGTGTGTAGATATAGAGTATTTGAGCAATGTGCTTGCGGCCTTGTCCATGCCGATTCCGCCTGTGCTTGCAACTTTCCAGACGTGTTTGGCTACACCAAGAGATGAGCTCAAAGACGTGATGAAATCAGAAGCTGGTAGTGAACTTGATTTCCTAACGGCCAATCTTGTTTGTAAGATGCGTCGTATCAGTTTTGATTAG
- the LOC111209741 gene encoding 23.5 kDa heat shock protein, mitochondrial-like — protein sequence MASTSRLAFRRLLSSTVVHRPAAAYRLFNTKSGFYDLITPAMSLSHVVQSLEDEEEGPLVVATGGRLGWDVKEKENALHVRIDMPGLSREDVKLSLEQETLVIKGEDHDEGRKFSSRIELPEEEYKANEIKAEMKNGVLKVVVPKIIQLDLNNALHIKVD from the exons ATGGCCTCAACATCGCGTCTAGCTTTCAGGAGACTTCTCTCTTCCACCGTCGTCCATCGTCCGGCTGCTGCTTATCGCCTCTTCAATACCAAATCAG GCTTCTACGATCTGATTACACCAGCCATGAGCTTGAGCCATGTGGTTCAATCCCTAGAGGACGAAGAAGAAGGCCCTCTGGTAGTAGCAACGGGTGGAAGACTTGGGTGGGATGTGAAAGAGAAGGAGAATGCGTTACACGTGAGGATTGATATGCCGGGGCTTAGCAGAGAGGATGTGAAGCTTTCTTTGGAACAAGAAACACTTGTGATCAAAGGAGAAGATCACGACGAAGGACGTAAGTTTTCGAGTAGGATAGAGTTGCCCGAAGAAGAATACAAGGCGAATGAGATAAAGGCGGAGATGAAAAACGGCGTGTTAAAAGTTGTGGTTCCTAAGATCATACAGCTAGACCTTAACAATGCTCTCCACATTAAGGTCGACTAG
- the LOC111209314 gene encoding luc7-like protein 3 isoform X1, with translation MDAQRALLDELMGAARDLTDEERRGFKEIKWDDREVCAFYMVRFCPHDLFVNTKSDLGACSRIHDPKLKESFENSPRHDSYVPKFEAELVQFCEKLVNDLDRKVRRGRERLAQEVEPPPPPTLSSEKAQQLSVLEEKIKNLLEQVEALGEDGKVDEAEALMRKVEALNVEKAVLLQRPNDKALAMVHEKKMALCEVCGSFLVANDAVDRAQSHVTGKQHVGYGMVRDFLAEQKTVKDKGKEEERLGRGKESDDKRKPRESESRRSGSRERERHRDRDRDRHRDRGRDHRKPNDRRSRSGREGRDRSRSRSPHGRSGHRRVSRSPVRQY, from the exons ATGGACGCTCAAAGAGCTCTGCTCGACGAACTTATGGGTGCTG CTCGTGATCTGACGGACGAAGAGAGAAGAGGGTTCAAGGAGATTAAGTGGGATGATAGAGAGGTGTGTGCATTCTACATGGTTCGATTTTGTCCTCATGACCTCTTCGTCAACACCAAAAGTGATCTTG GAGCCTGCTCGAGAATTCATGATCCAAAGTTGAAAGAGAG CTTCGAGAACTCTCCGAGGCATGATTCCTATGTTCCCAAATTCGAGGCTGAGCTTGTTCAGTTTTGCGAGAAGTTG GTTAATGATCTTGACAGGAAGGTAAGGCGTGGACGGGAACGTCTTGCGCAAGAGGTTGAACCTCCTCCACCGCCTACTCTATCCTCAGAAAAAGCTCAACAGTTATCTGTTTTGGAGGAGAAGATTAAGAACCTTCTGGAACAAGTGGAAGCACTTGGCGAAGATGGCAAAGTGGATGAAGCTGAAGCGCTAATGAGGAAG GTGGAAGCGCTTAATGTTGAGAAGGCAGTGCTGTTACAACGTCCAAATGACAAGGCACTAGCGATGGTACATGAGAAGAAGATGGCACTGTGTGAGGTTTGTGGTTCATTCCTTGTGGCTAATGACGCTGTAGACAGGGCTCAGTCTCATGTCACTGGGAAGCAACATGTTGGCTATGGCATGGTCCGAGATTTTCTTGCTGAACAAAAA ACTGTTAAAGATAAAGGGAAGGAAGAGGAAAGGCTAGGAAGAGGAAAAGAAAGTGATGATAAAAGGAAACCGAGGGAAAGCGAGAGTAGGAGGAGCGGTTCTAGGGAAAGAGAAAGACACCGTGATCGGGATCGAGACAGACATAGAGACCGCGGTAGAGATCATAGAAAGCCGAATGACAGGAGATCCAGGAGTGGGAGAGAGGGTCGTGATCGAAGCAGGTCACGTTCTCCTCATGGAAGGTCTGGTCACAGAAGGGTCTCGAGAAGTCCCGTTCGCCAGTACTAG